The following are from one region of the Paenibacillus sp. KS-LC4 genome:
- a CDS encoding LCP family protein yields the protein MSNWTNKKKWIYTLCAAVLVLGTAGYFNRGALAMLGFNWFLSDQVAAGLEQTYKPIEGREPIQVGNVNTNPFALMLLGVDQRGKETGRSDTMIYTVIRPKDGAILMVSIPRDTYTEIVGKNKEDKITHAYAFGGAKMAIETVENLFDQPINYYAAINFQGFRDVIDAMGGISLPIAEDIINKDPDHEKFVVKGGQDVYNGNDALNYVRYREDAGGDMSRTGRHQIFLNQLLDKASEVGQWSKIPDLIDIMGENFSTDIQPDQMIKLAQQLLQQDNRTIYSHTLKGEGHRLTNGGAWYYFADKDDLSKTQAMIGSWLNPDTAKQNLIMPDEYTSKVQKPVGSLSSASGAK from the coding sequence ATGTCAAATTGGACGAACAAGAAGAAATGGATATATACGTTGTGCGCAGCGGTGCTCGTGCTTGGAACAGCGGGCTATTTTAATCGCGGAGCGCTCGCTATGCTGGGCTTCAACTGGTTTCTCTCTGATCAGGTAGCTGCTGGGCTGGAGCAAACCTATAAACCAATAGAAGGCCGCGAGCCTATTCAAGTCGGCAATGTGAATACGAATCCGTTCGCACTGATGCTGCTTGGCGTCGACCAGCGGGGCAAGGAAACCGGAAGATCGGACACGATGATCTACACAGTCATACGTCCGAAGGACGGCGCTATTCTCATGGTATCTATTCCGCGTGATACGTATACGGAAATTGTGGGTAAAAATAAAGAGGACAAAATTACGCATGCATATGCCTTTGGTGGTGCCAAAATGGCAATTGAGACGGTCGAAAATCTATTTGACCAGCCTATTAACTATTATGCGGCTATTAATTTTCAGGGTTTTCGTGATGTTATTGATGCAATGGGAGGGATTTCCCTGCCAATTGCAGAAGATATAATAAATAAAGATCCCGATCACGAAAAATTTGTCGTGAAAGGCGGTCAGGATGTATATAATGGCAATGATGCGCTGAATTACGTTCGTTACCGTGAAGATGCCGGAGGCGATATGAGCCGTACGGGAAGACATCAAATTTTTCTGAATCAGTTGCTGGATAAAGCGTCAGAGGTCGGTCAATGGAGCAAAATCCCTGACCTGATTGACATTATGGGCGAAAACTTCAGTACGGACATCCAGCCTGACCAAATGATTAAGCTGGCGCAGCAGCTGCTGCAACAGGATAACCGCACGATATACAGCCATACGCTGAAAGGCGAGGGGCACAGGCTGACGAACGGCGGCGCGTGGTATTATTTTGCAGATAAAGACGATTTGTCCAAGACGCAGGCGATGATTGGCAGCTGGCTAAACCCAGATACGGCGAAGCAGAATTTAATTATGCCGGATGAGTATACCTCCAAAGTGCAAAAGCCGGTTGGCTCATTGTCCAGCGCAAGCGGCGCCAAGTAG